The Glycine soja cultivar W05 chromosome 15, ASM419377v2, whole genome shotgun sequence region TATCATACCAAACCAGGCAGCATTTCATCTTTGACTAATAGtgttaatttaatattcattAGAAACCGTCCAGATCTGCGACTCTTTTGATTGTTATGTCTTGTCTCTTTTTATTCCGCGTAGTTTAGCCCACGGATTTCATTCACAAATTGAAGCTTGTGGGGCCATTATGATCATCTCTGTGATCTAGAATTTGGACTTAAAACTCAGCTTACTCAGACAACTAAAATTAGCATCAGCAACAGAAAACTAGAACAAGTAAAACCGAATTGCAGAGTAGAATATATCCATATGATCACTCACCAAACCAAAACTTCCCATCAACCTAATATATGGGCATTTTACAAGAGACCGTGACAGTAACCaccataaatatattaaagagttCCTACTAGTGTCTACTGTGGTAAAACCGGAACTCGAAAAAGGGACAACCCacaattttatctaaatcagAAATCAGCAAGAgataaaaatcatattctaaACAAAAGGTATGAGTTCTCAATTTTAGATCTAGGTGTGAATAAATTCTCCTTTTTAACTAGTCTTGAGCAGTTGTAGCAACAGCTTGTTGAATTCTCCGTTGATGAACATCCCAATTATACACACGAGCAATTGTAACCTGATAAAATATAGGTAAACTATCAATAACTAGAACTAATTATTTTCCAGAACAACCTATGAAAAGATTGGGTGATTACTGATACATGTACTCAACAATATTTATGCAAAATACCAAAAGGAGTGTTGAAGTGTTCTCAAATGCATCGTATAAAGATTAAGATGTGCATGGTAGATATGAAAATGAGGGTTGAAAATGCGGGAGTGGACATTATTTATGCGTGCTTattaagaaaacaaaggaaTGAACGAAAATGTGCCCATTTGCATTTTCATTGTTTGTGAGTGTATTCTTCCATACTCAATTGAGATCTAAGTAATATCAAAATGCAATATGAAAGTCcagattaaataattttcattcattcaattttccaaattaaaagttttcattttctctgccaaaaattaatttgtgaaataattctctctctcaatttccacttcccttttttatgttctaCCTTCTCATATTCtactaaataattttcattcatttatttttgcaaattataagttttcattttctttgccaaaaattaacttgtgaaataattttctctctctctcaattttCACTTTCCTTTTTATGGTCTACCTTCTTACATTCTATCCCCCCTGCTAAGAACTTCCCTTGAAGGTATTAAAGGGCTCAAGGGCTTGATGCCTTTTGCCATGCTATACAAGTTCACTGTCCTTAACATTTATTTACTTTCAATAGGAAGGTGTGGAAAATGCAGCGCGGTATGGAGCCCTTGACAGTTAGCAAGCTGACCTGAGTAATTGTCACTTGGTCCCTCAAGAATTGTAGATCAGCAATAAGAACTTCCAAACTGGCTCTAGCATTGTCCAGGTTCTTCTGTAGAAGACCAGTAGCCTGCAACAGAAATTTATACTCAAGATATATagggaaaaaattaaaagaaataaaaaacagaaataaCACCTAAATACTAACATACAAGTACCTCTTCTAAAGAATATTCCAGCATAACATTTGCTCCCAGCCATAAACACACGGAATCAGTTTCTTCTATACGTGCTTGTGAATAGATGCCTTCTGATACTTCAAAATCAGCAATAAGTTCCTGTGTTTTTAGGATCAAAtatgttagagatagggggaatAACATGAAGATTAAGTCTTGGAGCTTGAAGAAACTAGAAGAATTTTTGTCTTTTCTATGTCCAACTCTtttgagtgacatttgtattgattgttgtattatttgttgcatcttagtctctatcttttcatatgtacatcatgcatcatcatgtaaGAGTAAGGAGATTGTTTCTAAAGGTAGAAACATTCTTCAGTACATAAAActctttgttttaatcgattacaaggctaatcataatcgattacacaagtgtcTGTAGCTTGCAGAGAAATTTTTGTAtcgatttaatcgattaccagctaACCATATACGATTACACAGTTCAATTGAGATAATGATTGATTTTTCAGGAGTTCtctactttaatcgattaccaggtaatCGTAGTCAATtactttattcttaaaaatattcccagaagtgatcaagaacactttaattgattacatcaaaaatctaattgaatacattgttcttgaagtttttcAGATATTGGAAAAAACACTTCAAtcaattgaaatgataatacaatcgattacttcttcgaaataattgattacattgaCTATTTAATCGGTTACGGGcaattataactattttctctataaacAACCAACTTGTCTCACTTCTGTGTGAGCTGAAATAAGTGAAAGAAAGAGAGTAGATAAAGGGCTTAGAATAAGTGCGACTCACAACTTCTAAACTTCGGTTTTTTGAAGATCTCATGATGaaaagtgagttgtgaattTCTCTTGAGTTTAAGAAGACACTCATTCACTCAAGCAAAGTTCTTGCATATGATTGATCAGATTGTGTCTCTTCTTGACTCAGTTTTTCGTGTGTTTTTACACATTATTAGTATATGCATGAATTTCTGATGACACACTAGAATAGaattttctagtttgggctaagggtatgtttttcttaggcttttattcacaaaggaccctaggGATGGATGCCTTAGACTCCTTTTTTGTGTAGGAACTGAGATTGATTGTGATTGTTTGTAAGAACTATATATGCATAGTAAAAATCTAATTCAGGTTGaattagataactggattagtttctctagagatagagagtgaactagtactcttat contains the following coding sequences:
- the LOC114386577 gene encoding probable prefoldin subunit 3, yielding MASSSSASGSGSASAVTERRGIPGAQFVEDVQTYLTQSGLDVGSALAFLQERLQQYKVVEMKLLAQQRDLQAKIPDIEKCLDVVATLKAKKGTGEELIADFEVSEGIYSQARIEETDSVCLWLGANVMLEYSLEEATGLLQKNLDNARASLEVLIADLQFLRDQVTITQVTIARVYNWDVHQRRIQQAVATTAQD